In Petrotoga sp. 9PW.55.5.1, the sequence AAAAAGTTAGTTGAAAAGAAAGGTGAAAACTTAAAAGGCGAGGCTACATATTTCCCACCCACATATGCACCTAATCCTGAAAATGGACAATCTGATTTGTTGTATGTTGCATATACTTTTATGACACAAATTATAGACGTTGAAGTTGACACTAATACAGGAGTTGTCGAAGTCAAAGATGTTTATACTGCTCTTGATTGTGGTAAAGCAATAAATCCAATCAACGTAGAAGGTCAAATAGAAGGCGGCACAGCTCAAGGTATAGGTATGGCACTTATGGAAGAAACAGTGATAAAAGAAGGTATAACACTAAATCCTAATATGACTGGTTACCTTGTTCCAACTTCACTGGATGTTCCAAAATTTCATTCTGTTTTAGTTGAAAACGGAGATTCTATTGGCCCGTTTGGAGCTAAAGGTATAGGCGAACCAACAACCATTGCAGCATCTCCAGCAATAGCGGATGCAATTTATAACGCAATAGGAGTAAGGTTTTATGAATTACCTATAACTCCTGAAAAAATTATCGCAGCTTTAAAGGAAAAAGAAAACTGTGATTAACAATATATTTTTAACTGGCAGAATCGGGGTTGGAAAAACAACCATTATAAAAAAGATTTTAAAGAAACTGAAACCAAAAATCGGAGGCTTTACGGTTTATAAAGAGGGAGAAATATTCAATTGGAATGCTTTTTATCTAATTGAGAGCAGTTATCTAATCGATGAAAAAATTGTTTTAAATTTATCTGAAGAGAATAGATTCGCATATCGAAAAGAGAATTACTTTAAGTGGTTAGTTAATACAAAAGCCTTTGATGAAGTTGGTGTGAGATTACTTTCTCCGTCGAATTTTGTTGACATTATTATAATGGACGAATTAGGTAGATTTGAATTAAATGCTTATGAATTTCAAAAAAAGGTGTATTCTCTATTAGATTCTAAAATTCCTGTTTTAGGTGTCATAAAAGATGAATCAAATGAATTTCTTGATAAAATTCGTAATAGAACAGATGTAGAAATTTTTAAAATTACCGAAGAGAATAGAGAGAGCCAATACGAAGATGTATATAATTTAGTTAAAAATTTAATAAGTTATCAAAAATCTTTTTGAGGATGTGATTGTATGGCTGATATATCTGTTAATCTTTTGGGAATGTTATTAAAAAATCCAGTTATGCCCGCGGCAGGACCCCCTATTAGAAACGGTGAGGCTGCTCATAGAGCAAAAGAAGGTGGAGCTGGAGCTATAGTCACTAAAACCGTTTCCGTTGAAGCTGCAAAAGTTCCAAAACCTAATATGGCTCAAGTTAAAGGTGGTTTTATAAACACAGAATTATGGTCCGAACTTCCTTTAGAAAAATGGATAGAGGAAGAGTATCCAAAAGTGGTTGAAACAGGATTGCCAGTTATTATTGGAGTAGGATATACCGCTGAAGAAATTAGAGAAGTTATTCCAAAGGTAGAAAAATTTGCAGATGGTTTTGAATTATCAACTCATTATTTAGGTGGCGATCCAACCCCTATGATTAACAGTATCAAAGCTGCCAAAGAGTCAACTGATCTTCCTGTAATGGTTAAATTAAGTCCACAGATTGATATTCCTACATTTTCCAAAGAAGCTGAAAAAGCTGGTGCAGACGGGATTGTGCTGATAAATTCTTTTGGTCCAACATTGGATATAGATTTGGAAACTGGACGAGCCTTACTAGGTAGTAAAAATGGTTATGGTTGGCTTTCAGGACAAGCGATCTTTCCTTTGGCACTTAAATCCGTCTTTGAGGCGGTAAAATCCGTTAATATTCCTGTCATTGGTGTAGGAGGTATAAGTACCGCTAAAGAGGCCGTAAAGATGATTATGGCAGGTGCTCAAGCTGTACAGGTATGTACGGCAGCTATTTTAACCGGCCCACAAATATATGGAAAAATATCTAAAGACATTGAAAATTTTCTTGATAGTCATGGTTACAAATCTTTAGATGAAATTAGAGGGATTGCCCAACAGAATATTATTGATCAGCCAAGGTATGAGTTGGTAATACCTAATGTTAACGATGAAAAGTGTACAGAATGTGGTCTTTGTTTAAAAAGTTGTGTTTATGATGCAATACATTTGGTTAAATCACTTAACAGTGTAAGAATTGATAAGGATAAGTGTGAAGGATGCGGTTTGTGTGTTTCTAGATGCAATTTTAATGCCTTAACTATCTGAAATATACGGAAGGAGACTACTTTTTATGTCTAATAAGAACCTTTTGTCCGTTGCTTTAGGAAAAGAAAAGGCAGATATTGTTTTTAAAAATGGTAAAATAATTGACGTTTTTAATGAAAGAATTATTGAAGAAGACTTGGCCATTTCGAATGGGAAAATTATTGGTTGGGGTAATTATTCTGGAGTTAAAGAAATTGATTTAAATGGGAAATACATTTCTCCCGGTTTTATTGATGCTCATTTGCATTTAGAAAGCACAATGGTTTCTGTTGAAGAGTTTGCTAAGACAGTCATTCCCTTAGGAACATTAACGATTGTTGCTGATCCCCATGAAATTGCAAACGTTGCTGGAGAGATAGGTGTTGAATATTTTCTTAATTTAGGAAAGAATTTACCTTGGAATTTTAATTTAATGATTCCTTCTTGTGTTCCCGTAACTCCTTTTGATAAATCAGGCGCCGTTTTAGATGCTTTAAAGATAAAAGAAATGTTATCAAAAAATCAATTCTTTGGTTTAGGAGAGGTAATGGATTTCGAAGGTGTTATAAATGGTCAGGATTATATATGGGATAAGATAGAGTTAATGCAAAATTATTTTATCGATGGTCATGCACCAAAATTAAACGGTAAATTATTAAATGCTTATCTTTTAGCGGGTATTAGAGCGGACCACGAAACAACAACTTCACAAGAGGCTTTAGAAAAAGTTTCTAAAGGTTTGTATGTAATGGTAAGAGAAGGTTCGGTTACAAGAGATTTAGAAAGTATATTACCAGCAATAAACGACTCTAATGTTAGCTATTTTCTATTTGCAACAGATGATAGGCATCCTGAAGATTTATTATCAGAAGGACATATTAATTTCATGATTAAAAAGGCCATAAATTTGGGTATGAATCCTTTAAGAGCAATTAGGCTTGCAACAATTAATGCAGCTAAAGCCCTTGGGATCAATTATTTAGGAGCTATTGCCCCTGGTTATCAAGCGGATTTAATTATTGTAGATAATTTGAATGAGCTAACTATAAAGGAAGTTTATAAAGATGGAATTTTGGTAGCAAAAGATGGAAAGTTTCTTTTTTCTATAAATAGTGGTAATTCACCAAAGCCAGAGCTGGTATTTAACTCTATTAAAATTCCTAAAATTAAAGAAAATGATTTTCATCTGCCACATGGTAAAACTTATAGAGTCATGAGTTTAATAAAAGATCAGATAGTTACTAAATTAGATTTTTTTTCTCCAGAATCCGAATTATATGAAGATGAATTAATAAAAAATGGGATAAATAAAATTGCAGTTGTGGAAAGGTACCAGAAAAATGGTAAAATAGGACTAGGCTTATTAAAAGGATTTAATTTAAAATCCGGCGCAATTGCTAGCTCAATAGCTCATGATTCTCATAATATCATAGTTATAGGGAGCAATTCTTACGATATGAAAGTTGCTGTTGAAAAGATATCTGAACTTCATGGTGGAATCGTTGTAACTAAAGATGGAAACGTGCTAGATTTTTTACCGTTACCAGTTGGAGGATTAGTTTCTGAAGAACCTATTGAATATGTTTCACAAAAGTTGAAAGATCTAAGAAAAATCGTCTACGACTTAGGTGTAAAGATTCAAAGTCCATTTATGACTTTAGCTTTTATGGGTTTACCAGTTGTTCCAGAACTAAAAATTACTTGCGAAGGATTGTACGATGTTGTAAACCATTCCTTCGTAAGTTTGGTGTTAGAATAAACATTCCAAAAGAGGGGGTAGGAACATGGCTGAATCAAAACAGGTAGGCTTTTTGGAAAGAACTTTTAAATTGAAGGAAAACGGAACTAACGTTAGGACGGAAGTATTGGCAGGGATTACCACGTTTATGACCATGGCTTATATTATTTTCGTAAACCCATCTATTTTGAGTGATGCTGGTATGCCTTTCAATGGAGTCTTTATTGCTACTATTGCAGGAGCTATTTTAGGTACTGTGATGATGGCACTTTTAACGAACTATCCTTTTGCATTAGCTTCAGGAATGGGATTGAACGCATTTTTTGCTTATTCTGTTGTTATAGGAATGGGAGTTACTTGGCAAACCGCTCTTGGTCTTGTATTTATTGAAGGTATCATATTTATTATCTTGAGCGTTACCCCTGTTAGACAAATGATAGTTAACTCTATTCCCATGGGCTTAAAAACAGGTATAAGTTCTGGAATTGGTTTGTTTATAGCTTTTATTGGATTACAAAATGCTGGAATAGTGGTAGCTGATCCCGCTACTTTAGTTAGAATGGGCGACATATTTTCGGGAACGGCTTTAATCGCTATTTTAGGCTTAATCATTACTGGAATTTTGCACGCATTAAGAGTTAAAGGGGCTTTACTAATAGGTATTATTATTGCAACTATCTTAGGATTGTTCAATGGGGTTACGCCAACTCCTCAAGGGGTAGTGGCTTTGCCTAAAATGGCAGATTGGAATCAGGTTTTATTTGAATTAGACTTAAGATCAGCCTTTAGCTTTAGTATGATAGGTGTTTTAATTTCTTTCTTATTCGTAGACCTTTTCGATACAGCCGGAACTTTAGTAGGAGTTAGCCAACAAGCAGGATATTTGAAAGAGGACGGTTCTCTTCCAAAGGCAGATAAAGCTCTCTTGGCGGATGCTATAGCTACAACAGGCGGAGCTCTTTTTGGAACAAGTACAGTAACAACATATGTTGAATCTGCTTCTGGAGTTTCTGAAGGAGGTAGAACAGGTCTTACAGGTTATGTTGTTGCAATTTTATTTTTCTTATCACTGTTTTTTCAACCAATAATTGCTATAGTTCCAGGTGCAGCAACTGCTCCAGCTTTGATAATAGTAGGTGTAATGATGTTATCCAATATAAGGTCTATTAAATGGGATGACTTTACAGAAGTTTTACCCGCTTTTGTTGCTATGATAGCTATGCCACTAACTTATTCAATTTCAAATGGAATAGCTTTAGGATTCATTACATATCCAATAATTAAATTATTCACTGGAAAAGCTAAAGAGGTTCATTGGTTAGTATATCTTTTATGTGTATTGTTTATCGTGTATTTTATATGGTTATAAATTAGAAATAAAAAAATAGAAAGGTTGGTTTAATGGTTACGTCCATAGTTTTGGCAGCTGGAGAATCTAAAAGAATGGGAGAAATAAAGCAGTTACTTCCTTGGGAAGATAAAACTATAATAGAGAGCGTTGTTTTCAATCTAATACGTTGTCAATATATAAAAGAGATAAGAGTTGTACTTGGAGCTAATTATGAAAAAATTAAACCAATTTTTTCTAATATTAGTGAAAAGAAAATAAAAGTATTAATTAATGAAAATTATAAAAACGGAATGATAACAACCGTTTGGACAGGTTTGAAACTTCTCCCAAAAGATACAGAATATATTCTTTTTACTTTGGGAGACATGCCTTTAATTAGAACAGCTACTTATAATCAATTGATGACAGAATTAATTAAAAGTAAGCCCCCTATTTTAGCCCCTACATATATGGGCTGTAGGGGGCATCCTTTGATAGTTCATAAAACATTTGTACCCGATATATTTAAGTTAAATGGGCCTGGTGGGCTAAGGAATCTTTTGAAACTTTACCCTGAAAAAATTAATTATTTAGAAATAGAAGATGAAGGTATATTAATTGACATTGATACTCCCGAGGAATACGAAAAATATAAACATTAATCTAATACAAAGGAGTTTTTTTATGAAAAAGTATTTCTTATTCTTTATATTTATTATCTTATTAATGCTAACTACGCTTTTTTCTTCTGACTTTGTTATTGTGAGAGATATGATTGGAAGAGAAGTGAAAGTTCCCCTTAATGTTGAAAGAATTATAACTACCTATAAACCGGCTACACAGTTTGTCTTTGCATTAAATGAGCAAGATAAGTTAGTAGGTGTAGATGATGGATCAAGTAGAGAAAAATTATTCAGTTACATATATCCAGAAATAAAAAATTTAACGCCTGTGGGTTCAAAAAGAGAAGGAGTAAATATTGAAACAATCGCTTCACTACATCCAGATGTGGTTATTTTATTTCCCCATAACGAAGCAGAATTAACAGCTTCTAAACTTGAACAATTAGGGATAGCATCTTTCGTAATCAATCCGGAAAGTTTGGAACAAATTAGAGAAACTAACATATTACTTGGTAAAGTATTAGGTTTAGAAGAAAAGGCAAGAATAGTCGATGAACAGTTTGAAAATATTCTTAATATATTACAAAGGACAAAGAACTTACCAAACAATCAAAAAAAAGTTATTTATTTTGCTAATTCAGAATTATTAGATACAGTTGGAGAAGGTTTATTGCAAAATGATATGATAGAATTAGCAGGGGGTATAAATCCTGCCGCAATGAACAAAAAAGGTTTTGTGAAGATTTCCCCTGAACAATTGATCGTTTGGAATCCTGATATGGTAGTTACTTCTCAATTATATAGAGGGAATATAGATGATTTATTAAATGATCCTAAATATCGTTATGTCAATGCTTTTAAAAATAAAGAAGTTTATCGATTCCCTTCAGAATTAGAACCATGGGATTTTCCTAGTCCTTCTTCATATTTAGGAATGTTATGGTTGGCTATAAACGCTCATCCCGATTTATTTACAGATATTGATTATGAACAAATTGTAAATGATTTTTATTATACATTGTACGGGATCTCTTACAATGAACTTTTAAATAAGGCAAATAACTAAAAATTACTTGGAGATATAAAAATGCATATACAAAGTCAAAGAAAAATATTGACACTATTAATTGTGTTATTAATCTCGGTTTTTATAATTTCTCTTTTTATAGGGAGATACAAAATATCTATATCTGATATTTTAACAAATATGGGAACACGAATTATTAGAGAAGAGCCTATAAATAGCAACGATTGGAACGTTTTTTTCTATATACGTTTACCAAGAATAATTTTAGTAACTATAGTTGGTGCTATTTTATCCATGACTGGGGCGACATATCAAAGCGTTTTTAGAAATCCTTTAGCTTCACCTTCGATTTTAGGAGTATCAGCTGGATCAGCTTTTGGGGTAGCTTTAGGGATTTTGCTGAACAAAGAGGGTTTGTTAGGACCTTACTTATTCTCCTTTTCTTTTGGGCTTATAGCGGTGTTTTTGACTTTTTATATCTCTGTATGGAGTAAAGTTAAGGGAGTTACAGTTTTAGTCTTAGCTGGAATGGCTGTAACTTCTTTTTTCAATGCAGGAGTTTCTTTAATACAGTACTTAGCTGATCCCTATGAGAAATTACCAAATATTGTTTTTTGGCTGATGGGAGGATTTAACAGAGCAGGATGGAGAGAGGTTTATATTTCTCTATTTACTATGGTTCCAGGTATTATAATACTTTTAATATTAAGATGGCATTTAAACGTTATGTCAATGGGGGATGAAGAAGCTATATCGATGGGTGTCAACGTTAAATGGACGAGGATATTACTAATATTTGTGAGTACTGTGATGATTGCTCCAACAGTTGCTGTTGCAGGCCAAGTGACTTGGATAGGTTTGGTAACTCCTCATATAGCTAGATATATTATAGGAGCGAATCATAGGTATATGCTTCCAGCAGCAGGTGTTTTAGGAGGCATATTGTTATTAATTATGGATAATATTGCACGAACTCTCACTCCATCTGAGATACCTATAAGTATTGTTACTGCATTTATTGGCGCTCCTTTTTTTGTGTATCTTCTTATACGTAGAAGAGAAAGTGGGTGGAATCAATGATAAAGGTTAAAAACCTATCTTTTTCATATGAACCTAATAAAAAAACAATCGATGATATTAATTTTTCTTTTAATAAAGGAGAGCTTGTAGCTTTGTTAGGACCAAATGGTTCTGGGAAAACTACTATTTTGAAATGTTTAAATGGCCTATTAAAACCGTATTTCGGAGAAATTTATATCGAAGATACTAATATCCGCCATTTAAAAAATAGAGAGATTGCCAAACTTATTAGCGTTGTACCTCAAGAACATGCATCGGTTTTTTCTTATTCTGTGTTGGATATAGTATCAATGGGTGTAACGCCTTATCTAACCTTAGGGAAAATGCCTAATAAGAAAGATTACCAGAAGGCTTTTGAAATGCTGAAATTTTTCAATATTGGAAAGCTTTCAGAAAAAAATTTCAATCAATTAAGTGGTGGAGAAAAGCAATTAGTTTTAATAGCAAGAGCTTTGATGCAAGATACTGATTATTTAGTAATGGATGAACCTACATCTCATTTGGATTTTAAAAATCAGTACTTATTAATGAAAGAAATGAAAAAGTTGAGTGAAGAAGGAAAAGGGGTTATTACTGCTCTACATGATCCAAATTTGGCTCTCAGATTTTGCGATAAAATTATTATGGTAAAAAATGGAAAAATAATTTCAAGTGGTAAAAAAGAAAAAGTTATGAATGCAAAGAATCTTCAAACTCTGTATGAAGTTGATATATCGGTAGATTATATTAAGGATAAAAGCATTATTTACATAAATTAAGAAATATAACGAATTATTGGAAGGTGTTGCTATGGAAGTCAAAAGTCAATCCACAAAAAGTGGCAGATTTAAAGTAACAAAAGGCGAACCAATATTGGGAACTAGAATTGAAGATAATGGGGTTAATTTTGGTATATATACAAGAAATGGGCCTTCTGTAACCTTGGAAATATACGAAAAGTATTATGATGAAACTCCTATTTTCAAATATACGTTAGATAAGATTGCTAATAGAACAGGAGATGTTTGGCACGTATTTGTTGAAAATATAGGAGCTGGATATTATTATGGATGGAGAATAGAAGGACCATATGAACCAGAAAAAGGACATAGATTCAATCCAAACAAGTTACTTTTGGACCCGTATGCCAAAGTTCTTGGTGGCAAATTAGACTTTTCAGATTATTCTATTTACGGTTATGATAGAGATAGCAATGAAAAAGATCTCAGTTTTTCTTCCCTCGACTCAGCCAGATCAGGTTTAAAATCAGTTATTTGGAATTGTAAAAATTACAATTGGAAAGATGACATACATCCTAGACATTCACTGAATGATCTTGTTATCTATGAGATGCATGTGAGGCTTTTTACGATAAGTCCGAATTCTGAAGTTGAACATAGAGGAACATACAAAGGAATAATTGAAAAAATTAATTACCTGAAAGAACTTGGCGTAAACGCTGTAGAATTAATGCCAGTGTTTTCATTTTCTATGAACGATAATCTCAACATAAATCCTTTAACAGGGGAAAGATTAAAAAACGTATGGGGATACAACCCTATAAGTTTTTTCTCTGTAACAAACAATTATAGATATGGGCTTAAAATAGGTGACGAGGTTGTACAGTTTCAAGACCTTGTTTATGAATTACATAAGAATGGT encodes:
- a CDS encoding ABC transporter ATP-binding protein; translation: MIKVKNLSFSYEPNKKTIDDINFSFNKGELVALLGPNGSGKTTILKCLNGLLKPYFGEIYIEDTNIRHLKNREIAKLISVVPQEHASVFSYSVLDIVSMGVTPYLTLGKMPNKKDYQKAFEMLKFFNIGKLSEKNFNQLSGGEKQLVLIARALMQDTDYLVMDEPTSHLDFKNQYLLMKEMKKLSEEGKGVITALHDPNLALRFCDKIIMVKNGKIISSGKKEKVMNAKNLQTLYEVDISVDYIKDKSIIYIN
- a CDS encoding iron ABC transporter permease, giving the protein MHIQSQRKILTLLIVLLISVFIISLFIGRYKISISDILTNMGTRIIREEPINSNDWNVFFYIRLPRIILVTIVGAILSMTGATYQSVFRNPLASPSILGVSAGSAFGVALGILLNKEGLLGPYLFSFSFGLIAVFLTFYISVWSKVKGVTVLVLAGMAVTSFFNAGVSLIQYLADPYEKLPNIVFWLMGGFNRAGWREVYISLFTMVPGIIILLILRWHLNVMSMGDEEAISMGVNVKWTRILLIFVSTVMIAPTVAVAGQVTWIGLVTPHIARYIIGANHRYMLPAAGVLGGILLLIMDNIARTLTPSEIPISIVTAFIGAPFFVYLLIRRRESGWNQ
- a CDS encoding NCS2 family permease; translation: MAESKQVGFLERTFKLKENGTNVRTEVLAGITTFMTMAYIIFVNPSILSDAGMPFNGVFIATIAGAILGTVMMALLTNYPFALASGMGLNAFFAYSVVIGMGVTWQTALGLVFIEGIIFIILSVTPVRQMIVNSIPMGLKTGISSGIGLFIAFIGLQNAGIVVADPATLVRMGDIFSGTALIAILGLIITGILHALRVKGALLIGIIIATILGLFNGVTPTPQGVVALPKMADWNQVLFELDLRSAFSFSMIGVLISFLFVDLFDTAGTLVGVSQQAGYLKEDGSLPKADKALLADAIATTGGALFGTSTVTTYVESASGVSEGGRTGLTGYVVAILFFLSLFFQPIIAIVPGAATAPALIIVGVMMLSNIRSIKWDDFTEVLPAFVAMIAMPLTYSISNGIALGFITYPIIKLFTGKAKEVHWLVYLLCVLFIVYFIWL
- a CDS encoding ABC transporter substrate-binding protein, producing the protein MKKYFLFFIFIILLMLTTLFSSDFVIVRDMIGREVKVPLNVERIITTYKPATQFVFALNEQDKLVGVDDGSSREKLFSYIYPEIKNLTPVGSKREGVNIETIASLHPDVVILFPHNEAELTASKLEQLGIASFVINPESLEQIRETNILLGKVLGLEEKARIVDEQFENILNILQRTKNLPNNQKKVIYFANSELLDTVGEGLLQNDMIELAGGINPAAMNKKGFVKISPEQLIVWNPDMVVTSQLYRGNIDDLLNDPKYRYVNAFKNKEVYRFPSELEPWDFPSPSSYLGMLWLAINAHPDLFTDIDYEQIVNDFYYTLYGISYNELLNKANN
- the ade gene encoding adenine deaminase, which encodes MSNKNLLSVALGKEKADIVFKNGKIIDVFNERIIEEDLAISNGKIIGWGNYSGVKEIDLNGKYISPGFIDAHLHLESTMVSVEEFAKTVIPLGTLTIVADPHEIANVAGEIGVEYFLNLGKNLPWNFNLMIPSCVPVTPFDKSGAVLDALKIKEMLSKNQFFGLGEVMDFEGVINGQDYIWDKIELMQNYFIDGHAPKLNGKLLNAYLLAGIRADHETTTSQEALEKVSKGLYVMVREGSVTRDLESILPAINDSNVSYFLFATDDRHPEDLLSEGHINFMIKKAINLGMNPLRAIRLATINAAKALGINYLGAIAPGYQADLIIVDNLNELTIKEVYKDGILVAKDGKFLFSINSGNSPKPELVFNSIKIPKIKENDFHLPHGKTYRVMSLIKDQIVTKLDFFSPESELYEDELIKNGINKIAVVERYQKNGKIGLGLLKGFNLKSGAIASSIAHDSHNIIVIGSNSYDMKVAVEKISELHGGIVVTKDGNVLDFLPLPVGGLVSEEPIEYVSQKLKDLRKIVYDLGVKIQSPFMTLAFMGLPVVPELKITCEGLYDVVNHSFVSLVLE
- a CDS encoding nucleoside-triphosphatase, which encodes MINNIFLTGRIGVGKTTIIKKILKKLKPKIGGFTVYKEGEIFNWNAFYLIESSYLIDEKIVLNLSEENRFAYRKENYFKWLVNTKAFDEVGVRLLSPSNFVDIIIMDELGRFELNAYEFQKKVYSLLDSKIPVLGVIKDESNEFLDKIRNRTDVEIFKITEENRESQYEDVYNLVKNLISYQKSF
- a CDS encoding NTP transferase domain-containing protein: MVTSIVLAAGESKRMGEIKQLLPWEDKTIIESVVFNLIRCQYIKEIRVVLGANYEKIKPIFSNISEKKIKVLINENYKNGMITTVWTGLKLLPKDTEYILFTLGDMPLIRTATYNQLMTELIKSKPPILAPTYMGCRGHPLIVHKTFVPDIFKLNGPGGLRNLLKLYPEKINYLEIEDEGILIDIDTPEEYEKYKH
- a CDS encoding xanthine dehydrogenase family protein molybdopterin-binding subunit; the encoded protein is MKKKGRGMATIMFGYGYGEGFPDYSHASVELTDDEKILVKTAAADVGQGVLTVITQVAAEVLKVDINKVEVIQGDTHKTKNSGSTSATRQTTFSGNAVKMASEDLLGKIYHYASVEFNSNYPELGIKDGTVFLNENPDKKISIWELKKLVEKKGENLKGEATYFPPTYAPNPENGQSDLLYVAYTFMTQIIDVEVDTNTGVVEVKDVYTALDCGKAINPINVEGQIEGGTAQGIGMALMEETVIKEGITLNPNMTGYLVPTSLDVPKFHSVLVENGDSIGPFGAKGIGEPTTIAASPAIADAIYNAIGVRFYELPITPEKIIAALKEKENCD
- a CDS encoding 4Fe-4S binding protein, translating into MADISVNLLGMLLKNPVMPAAGPPIRNGEAAHRAKEGGAGAIVTKTVSVEAAKVPKPNMAQVKGGFINTELWSELPLEKWIEEEYPKVVETGLPVIIGVGYTAEEIREVIPKVEKFADGFELSTHYLGGDPTPMINSIKAAKESTDLPVMVKLSPQIDIPTFSKEAEKAGADGIVLINSFGPTLDIDLETGRALLGSKNGYGWLSGQAIFPLALKSVFEAVKSVNIPVIGVGGISTAKEAVKMIMAGAQAVQVCTAAILTGPQIYGKISKDIENFLDSHGYKSLDEIRGIAQQNIIDQPRYELVIPNVNDEKCTECGLCLKSCVYDAIHLVKSLNSVRIDKDKCEGCGLCVSRCNFNALTI